One Deltaproteobacteria bacterium DNA window includes the following coding sequences:
- a CDS encoding long-chain fatty acid--CoA ligase: MLQMSRISFDWLERRNQLSPRKEALRDLHTGRRYTYCELNERANRLANGFRQQWGVRKGDRVSILAHNCTEYLEALFAVAKLGAILVPVNIRLVGPELSYIFNDCEPKGMILGEDFLNVISEIRNDIKISNYLLLDDAYADDMFPYERFLDEADIQKPQLEEEISLDDPHVILYTSGTTGYPKGAIQTHSKILFNSVNANIGLDIVSTDVNLCALPLFHTGGLHVMTTPTLHAGGTVVIMRAFDPGEALKVIHNKDINTVFFVATQWLFMYQHEDFESTDFSGLRLAWTGGAPCPLNVLQAYQEKGVPFRQGYGLTEVGPDAMILPAEDALRKVGSIGLPPFHAAMRVVDINDQDVLPGEVGELIFRGPTVTPGYWNKPEATSEALKNGWFHTGDLAYMDEEGYVFLVDRKKDMYVSGGENVYPAEVEKTLYQYPKIAEIAIFGIPHEKWGEVGHAVVVAKPGETITEEEVITFLKGKLAKYKIPKSVSFKDQLPRTPAGKVLKRTLREPYWEGEEK; this comes from the coding sequence ATGTTGCAGATGTCGAGAATTTCATTTGATTGGTTGGAGCGTCGCAATCAGCTCTCACCTCGCAAAGAGGCTTTGCGGGATCTGCATACCGGCCGAAGGTACACATATTGTGAATTAAATGAACGGGCGAATCGGCTGGCAAACGGTTTTCGTCAGCAATGGGGGGTTAGAAAAGGAGACCGCGTTTCCATATTGGCTCATAACTGCACCGAATACCTTGAAGCCCTGTTCGCGGTGGCCAAATTAGGGGCCATTCTTGTTCCCGTGAACATACGGCTGGTGGGGCCTGAGCTGTCTTACATATTTAATGACTGTGAGCCAAAGGGGATGATTTTGGGGGAAGATTTTCTGAATGTTATTTCAGAAATCCGAAATGATATTAAGATATCGAACTACCTCCTTCTTGACGATGCCTATGCGGACGATATGTTTCCCTATGAAAGATTCCTGGATGAGGCGGACATCCAGAAACCTCAACTCGAAGAAGAGATTAGCCTAGATGACCCTCACGTTATTCTTTATACTTCAGGAACGACGGGTTATCCCAAGGGGGCCATACAAACTCACAGCAAGATTCTCTTCAATTCAGTAAATGCCAATATTGGGTTGGACATTGTATCGACAGATGTCAACCTCTGTGCGTTGCCCTTATTTCACACGGGCGGGCTCCATGTCATGACCACGCCTACCCTGCATGCTGGTGGTACCGTCGTGATCATGCGCGCTTTTGATCCCGGAGAGGCGTTAAAGGTCATCCATAACAAGGATATCAACACCGTTTTTTTTGTGGCTACCCAATGGTTGTTCATGTACCAGCACGAGGATTTCGAAAGTACGGATTTTTCCGGGTTGCGTCTAGCCTGGACAGGTGGTGCGCCTTGTCCTCTAAATGTTTTGCAGGCCTATCAGGAAAAAGGCGTGCCTTTCCGACAGGGATACGGATTGACCGAAGTCGGTCCCGACGCTATGATCCTGCCCGCGGAAGACGCCCTGCGTAAGGTCGGCTCAATCGGGTTGCCGCCTTTCCATGCAGCCATGCGTGTAGTTGATATAAACGACCAAGACGTTCTCCCCGGAGAAGTTGGAGAATTGATCTTCCGCGGCCCAACGGTGACGCCAGGCTATTGGAATAAACCTGAGGCTACCTCAGAGGCTCTCAAAAACGGATGGTTCCACACGGGAGACCTGGCCTATATGGATGAAGAGGGATACGTGTTCCTGGTAGATCGAAAGAAGGACATGTACGTCAGCGGAGGTGAAAACGTATATCCCGCCGAGGTGGAGAAAACCCTTTATCAATACCCCAAGATTGCAGAAATTGCCATTTTCGGCATACCACACGAAAAATGGGGCGAGGTCGGACACGCTGTGGTGGTGGCCAAGCCGGGTGAGACCATCACTGAGGAAGAAGTCATCACATTTCTGAAAGGGAAGCTGGCCAAGTATAAGATCCCGAAGTCGGTCAGTTTCAAGGATCAGTTGCCGCGCACGCCAGCGGGGAAGGTCCTGAAAAGAACATTGCGTGAACCTTACTGGGAAGGTGAGGAAAAGTGA
- a CDS encoding DUF169 domain-containing protein: MSTWEERAGDLERFVKLQTTPVGIRIIESEDEIPAKAKRPGDFKVNMALCQLMNMSRRLGWTTVALPDEIEACFFPLLALGWRQVKSKEDMVKWFSDAKYCADNHVAEVRTEDFLKNRPKLGVGIVYSPLTRLTIEPEAVMIYGSPAQVMRLIRGYVNFTGIPIPSSFLGGLSCAEALIACRQNHSAQVVVPGIGERVFAMTNEHEMAFYVPADQVDDLIKGIKNEHEIGTARYPIPFYQFFSPQFPKRYEEFSENSLV; encoded by the coding sequence ATGTCTACCTGGGAAGAAAGGGCTGGAGATCTGGAACGTTTTGTGAAATTGCAGACAACGCCCGTCGGGATTCGGATCATTGAGAGTGAGGATGAGATTCCAGCCAAGGCCAAGAGGCCTGGGGATTTCAAGGTGAATATGGCATTGTGCCAATTGATGAATATGTCACGTCGTCTGGGCTGGACCACGGTGGCCCTGCCGGACGAAATTGAGGCCTGTTTTTTCCCGTTGTTGGCCCTTGGTTGGAGGCAAGTTAAATCTAAAGAGGATATGGTGAAATGGTTTTCAGATGCTAAATATTGTGCTGATAACCACGTAGCTGAGGTTAGAACCGAGGACTTTCTGAAGAATCGGCCAAAGTTGGGTGTCGGCATCGTCTATTCTCCTCTAACCCGACTAACCATTGAGCCTGAAGCCGTAATGATCTACGGAAGTCCGGCCCAGGTAATGCGCCTTATTAGGGGGTACGTGAATTTTACAGGAATTCCTATCCCATCTAGTTTTTTGGGGGGTCTTTCTTGTGCGGAGGCTCTTATCGCCTGTCGGCAAAACCATTCTGCGCAGGTGGTTGTTCCGGGGATTGGAGAGCGGGTTTTTGCCATGACCAACGAGCATGAAATGGCCTTTTATGTGCCTGCTGACCAGGTGGATGATTTGATAAAGGGGATAAAGAACGAGCATGAAATTGGAACTGCTCGGTATCCAATCCCATTCTATCAGTTCTTTAGCCCGCAGTTTCCAAAAAGATATGAAGAGTTCTCGGAGAATTCATTGGTGTGA
- a CDS encoding acyl-CoA dehydrogenase family protein produces MDFNLTEEQKMLRQTMSRFIENECPKEKIRELDESDRFPSEIFSKLADLGVLGLTTPVEYAGTGRDLFSAITVLEMLSSRFPALGWAFVQAAFYGGETISKLGSKAQKERYLPEIASGKRLFSYALTEPNAGSDAAAAATFAAPAGDDFVINGTKTFITGADVAGTLNILVRTDKNVDKRKGLSMFLIDCPVEGLTIRHIKKLGYKCSSFCEVVIEDVTVAKENILGGPEMLNQGWPQLLSTLDVEHLEVAACALGVAEGAYQEALQYAQERTQFGRSIGKFQGVSHQLADLATDIAASRMLLYHACWVLEEGRPAPLESTQAKLFSAETARKAGIAAMQILGGYGYCMEFDAQRFLRDSLALVIGGGTPEILKNVIARKIGL; encoded by the coding sequence ATGGATTTCAATTTGACTGAAGAACAAAAAATGTTGCGGCAAACCATGAGCCGTTTCATTGAGAACGAATGTCCTAAAGAGAAAATTCGTGAATTGGATGAATCGGATAGATTTCCGTCCGAGATTTTTTCAAAATTGGCGGATCTGGGTGTCTTAGGGCTTACCACACCGGTAGAATATGCAGGCACAGGCAGAGATCTTTTCTCGGCTATCACCGTATTAGAAATGCTTTCCAGTCGTTTTCCGGCCTTGGGCTGGGCTTTTGTACAAGCGGCATTTTACGGGGGGGAGACTATCTCGAAGCTGGGGAGTAAAGCGCAAAAGGAGCGCTATTTGCCCGAAATAGCCTCGGGTAAAAGGCTTTTCTCTTACGCGCTGACTGAACCCAACGCAGGCTCAGATGCAGCTGCAGCCGCAACTTTTGCCGCACCCGCTGGAGACGACTTCGTTATCAATGGGACGAAGACGTTTATCACCGGTGCAGACGTTGCTGGTACCTTAAATATATTAGTGCGAACCGACAAGAATGTGGATAAGCGTAAGGGACTCAGTATGTTCCTTATCGACTGTCCCGTGGAAGGGCTGACGATCCGCCACATCAAGAAGTTGGGATACAAATGTTCATCCTTTTGTGAAGTGGTAATAGAGGATGTTACGGTTGCCAAAGAAAACATCCTTGGCGGACCTGAGATGCTGAATCAAGGGTGGCCCCAACTCCTCTCAACTCTAGATGTAGAGCATTTAGAAGTGGCAGCCTGCGCGCTGGGAGTTGCCGAGGGTGCTTATCAGGAGGCCCTGCAATATGCTCAGGAGCGTACCCAGTTTGGCAGATCGATAGGCAAATTCCAGGGAGTCAGCCATCAGTTGGCCGATCTGGCCACTGACATTGCAGCATCGCGAATGCTGCTCTATCATGCCTGCTGGGTTTTAGAGGAGGGTCGACCGGCCCCCCTTGAGAGCACGCAAGCGAAGCTTTTTTCAGCGGAGACTGCTAGGAAAGCCGGGATAGCTGCTATGCAGATACTGGGAGGATATGGCTATTGTATGGAGTTTGATGCCCAACGTTTCCTTCGCGATTCGCTGGCATTAGTCATAGGGGGTGGCACGCCTGAAATATTGAAAAATGTTATTGCCCGCAAAATAGGACTCTAA
- a CDS encoding MaoC family dehydratase N-terminal domain-containing protein has product MSDKTWEDFQVGERVFSIRLTITEAHLVQWAHLTLDFYPLHMDETFARKAEFGRRIAHGPLIFSLGVGMMTSTGFYGDSVMAWLGVENMRIPGPVFIGDTIQTRGTVLKKGESRKPDRGLITMGYEIFNQNEATVMAYEPIFLVRRKER; this is encoded by the coding sequence GTGAGCGATAAGACGTGGGAAGATTTTCAAGTGGGAGAGAGGGTCTTTAGTATTCGTCTGACAATTACTGAAGCCCACCTTGTGCAGTGGGCACACTTGACCCTTGATTTTTATCCGCTTCACATGGATGAGACGTTCGCCCGCAAAGCAGAGTTTGGAAGACGGATTGCACACGGGCCACTGATATTCTCACTTGGAGTTGGAATGATGACCAGCACGGGATTTTACGGAGACTCTGTTATGGCATGGTTGGGGGTTGAAAACATGCGAATCCCTGGCCCTGTTTTCATTGGGGATACTATCCAGACACGGGGGACGGTTTTAAAGAAGGGAGAGAGTCGTAAGCCTGACAGAGGGCTTATTACCATGGGTTATGAGATTTTTAATCAAAATGAAGCGACTGTTATGGCTTACGAACCGATTTTTTTGGTTCGACGAAAAGAGAGGTAG
- a CDS encoding ABC transporter ATP-binding protein yields the protein MLFEVQELTVYYGKARVLDSVSLSVDSQEIVALIGPNGAGKTTLLRTISGLVPALSGRILLNEKDVLGSASFEMAKMGIAHCSEGGKVFPGLTVLENLKVGAYLRTDDIGKDFEYIFSLFPILKMRQTQRARDLSGGERIMLSVSTALMVNPTLLLVDEPTLGLAPKVCMELARNLKEIADRKTCILLVEQNAQLAFNISNRCYVMEHGRIVIDGDTKEVETDSHVRQSYLGL from the coding sequence ATGCTATTTGAAGTACAGGAGCTTACTGTATATTATGGGAAGGCGAGGGTGTTAGACAGTGTCAGTTTAAGCGTTGACAGTCAAGAAATCGTCGCCCTGATTGGACCCAACGGGGCTGGAAAGACAACCTTGCTTCGTACAATTTCTGGTTTGGTTCCGGCTTTGTCGGGGCGGATACTGCTAAATGAAAAGGATGTATTGGGCTCAGCCTCATTCGAGATGGCGAAAATGGGAATCGCGCATTGTTCAGAGGGGGGAAAGGTTTTTCCGGGTTTGACGGTCTTGGAGAATCTCAAGGTTGGTGCTTATCTACGCACTGATGATATTGGTAAGGATTTTGAATACATATTTTCATTGTTTCCAATATTAAAAATGCGTCAAACACAGCGCGCCAGAGATTTAAGTGGGGGCGAGCGCATTATGCTAAGTGTCAGCACGGCGCTTATGGTTAATCCCACGCTACTATTAGTTGACGAGCCTACATTGGGTCTAGCCCCGAAGGTCTGCATGGAATTGGCCAGGAATCTTAAGGAAATAGCTGATCGAAAGACGTGCATCTTATTAGTGGAGCAAAATGCCCAATTGGCGTTTAATATAAGTAATCGATGTTATGTTATGGAGCACGGTAGGATAGTTATTGATGGAGACACAAAGGAAGTTGAAACAGATTCGCACGTCAGGCAATCCTACCTGGGCCTATGA
- a CDS encoding ABC transporter ATP-binding protein: MSTALLKVERLTKRFGGLVAVNDISFDISRDEIVGLIGPNGAGKTTLFNLICGSISKSSGSVVLENQDISKMKPYQIAPLGLCKTFQMTSSFPEMTVWENVKVATLRKLTGRDCDDKARDCIELVGLSGSEEMLPGELSHGYLKRLDVARALATSPKLVLLDEPFSGLTISEIRTLSEMLVKLKDYGVTLVIIEHILRELMPLADRIIVLNFGSKLAEGTPREIVGDENVVNAYLGKEWDHAI; this comes from the coding sequence ATGAGTACGGCATTACTTAAAGTTGAAAGGCTAACGAAGCGCTTTGGTGGATTGGTCGCTGTTAATGATATAAGTTTTGATATTTCACGTGATGAGATCGTCGGCTTAATCGGTCCAAATGGTGCTGGCAAGACAACTCTGTTCAATTTGATTTGTGGATCTATATCGAAGTCAAGCGGTAGCGTTGTGCTTGAAAACCAAGACATCAGTAAGATGAAGCCATATCAAATTGCGCCATTGGGCCTCTGCAAAACATTTCAAATGACGAGTTCTTTTCCTGAGATGACGGTTTGGGAGAATGTCAAGGTTGCCACATTGCGTAAACTCACAGGTCGAGACTGTGATGATAAGGCAAGAGATTGTATTGAATTGGTAGGACTGTCCGGATCTGAAGAGATGCTTCCTGGAGAGCTCTCGCATGGGTACCTAAAACGTCTTGATGTTGCCCGTGCTTTGGCGACTTCGCCTAAATTGGTTTTGCTTGATGAACCATTTTCGGGTTTGACCATTTCTGAAATTCGAACGCTTTCCGAGATGCTCGTGAAACTTAAGGACTATGGTGTCACATTGGTGATTATCGAACACATATTACGTGAGCTAATGCCACTGGCAGACAGAATTATTGTTCTCAACTTTGGCAGCAAATTGGCGGAAGGAACGCCTCGGGAAATTGTTGGCGACGAAAACGTGGTGAATGCTTATTTGGGAAAAGAGTGGGATCATGCTATTTGA
- a CDS encoding branched-chain amino acid ABC transporter permease, whose protein sequence is MSSGFRSIFLDARYQLLSALILLLVVPYIVPNLWMLRIFIIANIFAMFAISWNILVGYTGQISFGHAFFFGGGAYASILLNKYLSVPTPIAIIVSGFMCGTAGFILGYPCLRVRGIYLALMTWAFPLILGGVAMYFNEIFGGEMGISGYQGLSSSYNVNYYLSLILLVASVVLCFTIVNSRYGLIIQSIRDNDILAESVGINIGKFKVLFFALSGVMAGISGAFYAHFFKSMTPELLAVDMSILVIIMVIIGGLGSIMGPIIGAYIVTFLNNYLLYVPELRMIIYAVVLILILFFRPKGLLPWSPKFTSRSKI, encoded by the coding sequence ATGTCTTCTGGCTTCAGATCGATTTTTTTAGATGCGCGATACCAACTTCTGAGTGCCTTGATACTGCTCCTGGTTGTTCCGTATATCGTCCCAAACCTGTGGATGCTACGCATATTCATCATTGCGAATATCTTTGCAATGTTTGCGATAAGCTGGAACATACTGGTCGGATATACCGGTCAAATTAGCTTTGGACATGCGTTCTTTTTTGGAGGTGGTGCTTATGCTTCAATTTTACTAAATAAATATCTTTCTGTTCCAACGCCTATCGCGATCATCGTCAGTGGTTTTATGTGCGGTACGGCAGGTTTTATTTTGGGTTATCCCTGTCTGCGGGTTCGAGGCATATATCTGGCTTTGATGACATGGGCCTTTCCTCTCATTCTGGGTGGGGTCGCCATGTACTTCAACGAAATATTTGGAGGCGAGATGGGCATTTCAGGATATCAAGGTCTTTCATCCTCGTACAATGTCAATTATTATCTTTCTTTAATACTTCTCGTTGCCTCCGTGGTACTCTGTTTTACAATTGTGAACTCTCGCTATGGCCTGATTATTCAGAGTATTCGCGATAATGATATCCTTGCCGAATCTGTTGGAATCAATATCGGCAAATTTAAGGTGCTTTTTTTTGCTTTAAGTGGTGTGATGGCAGGGATCTCGGGTGCCTTCTACGCCCATTTTTTTAAGTCGATGACCCCGGAATTGTTGGCTGTTGATATGTCCATTTTGGTCATCATAATGGTCATCATTGGGGGCTTAGGGAGTATTATGGGGCCTATCATCGGGGCTTATATCGTCACATTTTTGAACAATTACCTCCTTTATGTTCCTGAATTGCGTATGATTATTTATGCCGTTGTCTTAATTCTCATTCTTTTCTTTAGACCTAAAGGCCTATTACCGTGGTCCCCCAAATTCACCTCTAGGAGTAAGATATGA
- a CDS encoding branched-chain amino acid ABC transporter permease, translated as MEILMFGLTLSLMYALIASGFALILGTSRIFDLCFGSYYLVSAYLFAVLAPILGSFTALVVTIPLAGGMAWPIHRYLLYPFRETPIVVMVLSCAVAIAVGEIITLIFGTEFKYVAPLWEGSIEIVGATLSCQRLLAGGVALIVFTLLWLYLKKTKQGLAIQALIQGTEIAGLVGINPKKIQLIVACIGGGLAALSSILVVPVFCLTPFIWFDAILLSFAGVVVGGLGSIWGALMAMGIIAFSETLVSFFIPNGGFFRQAVYVMIMIIVLLVRPYGLFGKRGEA; from the coding sequence ATGGAAATTCTGATGTTTGGGCTGACGCTTAGCCTGATGTATGCGCTCATTGCCTCCGGATTTGCACTCATATTAGGCACTTCTCGAATCTTTGATCTATGTTTTGGGTCGTATTACCTTGTAAGTGCTTATTTATTTGCAGTTTTAGCACCCATACTTGGAAGTTTTACTGCTCTCGTTGTGACCATTCCTTTAGCGGGTGGGATGGCTTGGCCGATTCACAGGTATCTCCTTTATCCTTTCAGAGAAACGCCGATCGTGGTAATGGTTTTGTCTTGTGCAGTCGCAATTGCGGTGGGTGAAATCATCACTCTTATTTTCGGTACGGAATTCAAATACGTAGCACCCTTGTGGGAGGGCTCTATTGAAATTGTAGGTGCAACGCTCTCCTGCCAGAGACTCCTGGCGGGCGGTGTCGCGTTGATTGTATTCACCCTCCTTTGGCTCTATTTAAAAAAAACAAAACAAGGCTTGGCCATACAGGCGTTGATTCAGGGAACAGAAATTGCTGGACTGGTGGGTATCAATCCAAAGAAAATACAATTGATCGTTGCCTGCATTGGCGGAGGGTTGGCAGCCTTAAGCAGTATACTGGTCGTTCCTGTCTTTTGCCTGACGCCATTCATATGGTTCGATGCGATTCTTCTTTCCTTTGCCGGGGTGGTGGTAGGCGGTTTGGGGAGTATATGGGGAGCTCTTATGGCCATGGGCATTATCGCTTTCTCGGAAACACTCGTCAGTTTTTTTATCCCGAACGGTGGGTTTTTTAGACAAGCAGTGTACGTGATGATTATGATCATTGTGCTTTTAGTCAGACCTTATGGACTTTTTGGGAAAAGAGGGGAGGCGTAA
- a CDS encoding ABC transporter substrate-binding protein: MKGFLRVLFVSALGFCFALGFSTGATCGEEPLKIGYVGAVTWDYGKTQIAAAKLAIEEVNKGGGILGRPLKLYIADSGLKASGAANAVHKLVEVDDVKFLIGCFGSEETMAARETACDLKVVSIFSGGATHDWVTSTDKNYEKYKYAFRNSPHDELDGEARYVIEEQVPFIAEQIKSELGIDKIKLAVLSDAAQWTELVHEACLNEFKEKGYEIVYESKLSTSATDASVELTAIKKSGAHIIVGTMAYKSSLPLIRQWHEMKVPAIWAGVNVLAMSPKFWEQTGGKCAYVCTYNFGAAHVPVTADTKKLWDYLQKEVGTCYFNSAGTYVAIWSLKHAADKAKSLEDDAMISALEDIKFESVGGTIDYQQNHTFRYGPVGVGSPMWTLQHQPGGKFVMVHIGPIEPKEKQDKYVDGKLLLPPWMFKK; encoded by the coding sequence ATGAAAGGATTTTTAAGGGTGTTGTTCGTAAGTGCTCTGGGCTTTTGCTTTGCTTTAGGCTTCTCAACTGGGGCAACTTGTGGGGAAGAGCCGCTCAAGATTGGGTATGTGGGCGCAGTGACTTGGGACTATGGAAAGACACAAATCGCTGCTGCAAAATTGGCAATAGAGGAGGTTAATAAAGGAGGAGGTATCTTAGGCAGGCCTCTGAAGCTTTACATCGCTGATAGCGGGCTGAAAGCGTCGGGAGCTGCTAATGCTGTTCATAAGCTAGTTGAAGTGGATGATGTAAAGTTTCTAATAGGGTGCTTTGGGAGTGAGGAGACTATGGCAGCGCGCGAAACCGCGTGTGATCTCAAGGTAGTTTCAATATTTTCAGGGGGTGCAACGCACGACTGGGTCACCAGTACCGATAAGAATTATGAGAAGTATAAATATGCCTTTCGTAATTCACCACATGATGAATTAGATGGTGAAGCGAGATATGTCATAGAAGAACAGGTCCCGTTCATAGCAGAACAAATTAAGAGTGAACTCGGAATCGACAAGATCAAATTGGCTGTATTGTCAGATGCGGCCCAATGGACCGAATTGGTTCACGAAGCCTGTCTAAATGAATTCAAAGAAAAAGGCTATGAAATAGTTTATGAGAGTAAGCTATCGACTAGTGCAACTGATGCATCTGTTGAGTTGACGGCAATAAAGAAGAGCGGAGCACACATTATAGTCGGTACAATGGCTTATAAGAGCTCACTCCCGTTAATCAGACAGTGGCATGAAATGAAAGTCCCAGCGATTTGGGCTGGTGTGAATGTTCTTGCCATGAGTCCCAAATTTTGGGAACAGACTGGTGGTAAATGCGCATATGTTTGTACTTATAATTTTGGTGCAGCGCACGTTCCTGTAACTGCGGACACCAAAAAATTATGGGACTATCTGCAAAAAGAGGTTGGCACATGCTATTTTAATTCGGCGGGTACATATGTCGCAATTTGGTCTCTGAAACACGCAGCAGATAAAGCGAAGTCTCTGGAAGATGATGCAATGATAAGTGCTCTCGAAGACATTAAATTTGAAAGTGTCGGCGGAACTATAGATTATCAGCAAAACCATACCTTCCGTTACGGGCCGGTCGGTGTAGGTTCGCCGATGTGGACCCTACAACATCAGCCAGGAGGCAAGTTCGTTATGGTTCATATTGGGCCGATAGAGCCAAAGGAGAAACAGGATAAGTACGTGGATGGTAAGTTGTTGCTTCCTCCATGGATGTTTAAGAAATAA
- a CDS encoding enoyl-CoA hydratase/isomerase family protein: MNTEYEYLLLSNKDGVTTITLNNPDKLNALNLDMEKELLRALRYVRDDNKSKVIIITGKGEKAFCAGADIRIFDEISSIKGYHLMRDPGYEVHRLMEIMEKPLIAAVNGYCLAGGLEIALACDLIIAGDGAVFGLPEINIGIIPGWGGCVRLARALGARGAKKWIMTGKQVGAKEAKESGLIYKLVEKNALMDEAMKLASELTSKAPNALKMAKMVINYSLECSDMDAALSIERGAISALMGSEDCAEGVAAFLEKRKPEFRGI, translated from the coding sequence ATGAATACAGAATATGAATATTTGCTACTTTCCAATAAGGATGGGGTGACAACTATAACACTCAACAATCCAGATAAACTGAATGCCTTGAATTTGGACATGGAGAAAGAATTGCTTAGGGCACTCAGGTATGTTCGGGATGATAATAAGTCTAAGGTGATAATAATTACCGGCAAGGGAGAAAAAGCATTCTGCGCCGGAGCTGATATCAGGATTTTCGATGAAATATCTTCTATCAAAGGATATCACCTCATGCGTGATCCGGGATATGAGGTACATCGGTTGATGGAAATTATGGAGAAGCCCCTTATTGCTGCTGTAAATGGCTATTGCCTGGCAGGTGGACTGGAAATAGCACTGGCATGTGACTTGATTATAGCTGGAGATGGCGCTGTTTTTGGACTCCCGGAAATTAACATTGGAATAATTCCAGGTTGGGGGGGATGTGTTCGTCTTGCACGCGCTCTTGGTGCCAGAGGTGCTAAAAAGTGGATCATGACCGGTAAGCAGGTGGGCGCAAAGGAAGCAAAGGAATCGGGCTTGATATACAAACTTGTGGAAAAGAATGCCTTAATGGACGAGGCGATGAAGCTTGCTTCAGAATTGACTTCGAAGGCACCGAATGCACTCAAAATGGCCAAAATGGTGATAAATTATTCTCTTGAATGTTCAGATATGGATGCTGCGTTATCCATCGAAAGAGGTGCGATATCAGCGCTCATGGGTTCAGAGGATTGTGCTGAGGGCGTAGCAGCCTTCTTGGAAAAGCGAAAGCCGGAATTTAGAGGAATCTGA
- a CDS encoding glucose 1-dehydrogenase yields MMDHFRIAVVTGAGQGIGKEIALSLSSENYAVGVNDIRFENAEALVAEIITTGNHAMALPGDVSVETDVRKMISSIQKSWGRIDVLINNAGLVDQQGPIIEQDLQIWERLVDVHLKGTYLMSKTCAPLMFSSKQGRIVNISSIAGILTFPSRTAYGPAKSGVIKLTQILALEWANRGITVNAVAPGYVKTEFIAEMVENGILDEKTLAKRTPLGRIATPKDIANAVMFLVSDNANFITGHTLVVDGGWSAYGFV; encoded by the coding sequence ATGATGGATCATTTTAGGATCGCAGTTGTAACTGGGGCCGGTCAAGGGATCGGAAAAGAAATCGCTTTATCCTTATCGAGTGAGAATTACGCTGTAGGAGTTAATGATATTCGTTTTGAGAATGCTGAGGCACTTGTAGCTGAAATTATTACCACAGGGAATCATGCAATGGCATTGCCAGGAGATGTCTCAGTAGAGACCGATGTTAGGAAAATGATATCCAGTATTCAGAAAAGCTGGGGGCGGATCGATGTGTTGATTAACAACGCTGGTCTTGTAGATCAACAAGGTCCGATAATTGAACAAGATTTGCAAATATGGGAAAGGCTCGTCGATGTTCATTTAAAAGGGACATATTTAATGAGCAAGACTTGCGCTCCCCTTATGTTTTCTAGCAAGCAAGGCAGGATTGTAAATATCTCCTCGATTGCAGGCATACTCACCTTTCCTTCAAGAACCGCATATGGTCCAGCGAAAAGTGGTGTTATCAAGCTTACTCAAATTCTGGCGCTTGAATGGGCGAATAGGGGTATCACGGTGAATGCCGTGGCGCCTGGATACGTGAAAACAGAATTTATAGCTGAAATGGTTGAAAATGGGATTTTGGATGAAAAGACCCTTGCGAAGCGCACCCCGTTGGGTCGAATCGCGACGCCGAAAGATATAGCCAATGCTGTTATGTTTTTGGTTTCAGATAACGCTAATTTCATAACGGGGCACACTCTCGTTGTAGACGGTGGTTGGTCTGCGTATGGTTTTGTATAA
- a CDS encoding nuclear transport factor 2 family protein, which translates to MIPIEDILAIEQLLNRYCHVLDRGTVDELVELFHPTAVLFPIYEGENRYEGWKAILAWYTNYKNRVQARLKFLRHKVQSPFISIEDDSAISVSYLDADSIKINTNEPIITFGRYDDMLVKDYGIWYFKERRIYIYYSYILKGVSPERGR; encoded by the coding sequence GTGATACCGATTGAAGATATTCTAGCGATAGAGCAGCTATTAAATAGATACTGCCATGTTCTGGATAGGGGAACGGTTGATGAATTGGTGGAGCTGTTTCATCCTACGGCCGTCCTTTTCCCGATTTATGAAGGCGAAAATCGATATGAGGGTTGGAAGGCTATTCTCGCCTGGTATACCAATTATAAAAATAGGGTACAAGCACGTTTAAAGTTTTTACGACATAAAGTTCAATCTCCTTTCATATCTATCGAGGATGATAGTGCGATTTCGGTCAGTTATCTTGATGCTGATTCCATCAAAATCAACACAAACGAGCCGATCATTACATTCGGTCGTTACGATGACATGTTGGTCAAAGATTATGGTATCTGGTATTTCAAGGAACGAAGGATTTACATTTATTATAGCTATATATTAAAAGGGGTATCTCCCGAGAGGGGAAGATAG